In Euphorbia lathyris chromosome 10, ddEupLath1.1, whole genome shotgun sequence, a single genomic region encodes these proteins:
- the LOC136209356 gene encoding uncharacterized protein — protein MMKPTLLLCFFLLFSLFFLNHARNVPEDYWKRVVKNQPMPEAIKGLFVEDSDAVKNTHFVKDFDTRSIAVIYRSRDTIDDKIKQDKSP, from the exons ATGATGAAGCCcacattattattatgtttcttccttctcttctcTCTATTCTTT CTGAACCATGCAAGAAACGTACCGGAGGATTACTGGAAGAGGGTGGTGAAAAATCAGCCGATGCCGGAAGCAATAAAAGGTCTGTTTGTTGAAGATTCAGATGCTGTCAAAAACACTCATTTTGTTAAAGATTTTGATACTAGGTCTATCGCCGTTATTTACCGGAGCCGGGATACTATTGATGATAAGATCAAACAAGACAAATCACCATAA
- the LOC136209765 gene encoding uncharacterized protein — MGRKLLQACSIEVSDSKTTNEEVIRKAEEEENRGLELVKESSQSKRHKGNNKDEMIELPGIPLAPSVESSKSGVIFVLEKASLTLAFVGRKFQILNPDEHGTFLRKKNMNPYDYRPDIVHEALCEIMDSRLRMAGKLKAIYIKTGEGILIKVEPNALIPRTLGRFCSMMAELLQKLSIKAKGKGGKLLRLVENPVTQYLPVNSRKIGLSYSSKKAVELRDYVNAINHDEDLVFVVGAMAHGKIDSDYTDDLISVSELPLSAGICLRRMRCAMERRWNIC, encoded by the exons atgggGAGGAAGTTGTTACAGGCCTGCTCAATAGAAGTGTCTGATTCGAAAACTACGAATGAGGAAGTCATTAGAAAAGCTGAAGAAGAGGAAAACAGGGGACTTGAGTTGGTAAAAGAAAGCAGTCAATCAAAACGGCACAAAGGAAACAATAAAGATGAAATGATTGAGCTTCCAGGGATCCCCTTAGCCCCTTCTGTTGAAAGCTCAAAATCTGGAGTTATCTTTGTTCTTGAGAAAGCTTCTTTGACCCTTGCTTTTGTTGGAAGA AAGTTCCAGATTCTAAATCCAGATGAGCACGGTACTTTTTTGCGGAAAAAGAACATGAATCCCTATGATTATAGACCAGACATAGTTCACGAG GCACTTTGTGAAATTATGGATAGCCGACTTCGTATGGCTGGTAAATTAAAGGCAATATACATTAAGACTGGTGAAGGGATTTTGATTAAGGTTGAACCAAATGCTCTAATACCAAGGACCTTGGGAAGATTTTGTAGTATGATGG CTGAGCTATTGCAGAAGTTAAGTATTAAAGCAAAGGGTAAAGGTGGGAAGCTATTGCGTTTGGTTGAGAACCCGGTGACTCAATATTTACCAGTCAACTCCCGTAAGATAG GTCTTTCATATAGTTCAAAGAAGGCAGTTGAGTTAAGAGATTATGTGAATGCCATCAACCATGATGAAGATCTTGTTTTTGTG GTTGGTGCAATGGCTCATGGTAAAATTGACAGCGATTATACCGATGATCTTATATCAG TTTCTGAGCTTCCATTGAGTGCTGGAATTTGTTTGAGACGTATGCGCTGTGCAATGGAGAGGAGATGGAACATATGCTGA
- the LOC136209950 gene encoding BURP domain-containing protein BNM2A-like — protein sequence MGSILQIAFKIFLLHLLLYAHNGNGGATTNPIAEENANVLKLPNMHRNNNHMMHHLDPSSLVFFTPNDLKLGKKLPIYFPMKDPPPLLSKNEANSIPFSYTHLPHLLRLFSFSPDSPQAKSMENTLKQCEIDPIKGETKVCATSLESTIDFVHKTFGLETQFRVLQTNHIEKSGVNLDNYTILSEPEEIRVPNMVACHTLPYPYRVFYCHSQKSENKLFMVSLGGDNGGRVEAVSVCHMDTSQWSKDHASFRVLETKPGASPVCHFFRADVLVYVPLPSLTST from the exons atggGTTCCATATTACAAATTGCATTCAAGATCTTCCTTCTCCATCTCCTTCtg TATGCTCATAACGGAAATGGAGGAGCTACAACGAACCCGATCGCCGAAGAAAACGCCAACGTTTTGAAGCTTCCGAACATGCATAGAAATAATAATCATATGATGCATCACTTAGATCCTTCATCTCTAGTATTTTTCACCCCGAATGATCTAAAATTAGGGAAGAAACTCCCAATTTATTTTCCGATGAAAGATCCGCCGCCATTGTTATCCAAAAACGAAGCTAATTCAATTCCTTTCTCATACACTCATCTTCCTCATCTCCTTCGCTTATTCTCATTCTCACCGGATTCTCCTCAAGCCAAATCCATGGAAAACACACTCAAACAGtgtgaaattgatccaattaaAGGCGAAACGAAAGTCTGCGCAACTTCTTTAGAATCCACAATTGATTTTGTACATAAAACCTTTGGATTAGAAACTCAATTCAGAGTTTTACAAACTAATCATATTGAGAAATCTGGTGTGAATTTAGATAACTATACGATCTTATCGGAGCCTGAGGAGATTCGAGTTCCGAATATGGTGGCTTGCCATACGCTGCCGTATCCGTATAGAGTGTTTTACTGCCATAGCCAGAAAAGTGAGAATAAGTTGTTTATGGTTTCGTTAGGAGGTGATAATGGAGGAAGAGTTGAAGCGGTTAGTGTTTGTCATATGGATACTTCGCAATGGAGTAAAGATCATGCTTCGTTTCGTGTTCTTGAGACTAAACCAGGTGCTTCTCCTGTTTGTCATTTCTTTAGAGCGGATGTTCTTGTTTATGTTCCTCTACCTAGTTTAACTtctacttaa